The Spirochaetae bacterium HGW-Spirochaetae-1 DNA segment AGGCGAACCAGTTCGGCCAGCATCTCCGAACGGTGTATGATGGGGATACGCCTCTTGCGTGCCTCGATTATCTCGGGATTGCTTAAATCGATCGCCGTGGACGTAACCACAACGTGATAATCCTGTATATTTGACGCGCCGTGACCTATATAGACCACGGCGCCCATTTCCTTCAGCCTTTTTGTCTGTTCCGATTCCCTGAGATCGGAGCCGGAAACATCGTAGCCCAGATTTATGAGTATCTCGGCGATACCGCTCATGCCGATGCCGCCGATCCCCACAAAATGCATTTTTTTCGAATTTCTAAACAATGTAGACCTCTTTCAATTTACCATGCGTCAGATATTTTTAATGATATCCCCGATTATAACCCCTGCAGCGTCACTTTTTGCCAGGGCCAGTGCTTTTTGCGACATTTTATCGAGAGACCGCTGATTGTTGAGCAGGCCGAAAAGCACGGGTGCCACCTTCCCCGGCGTGGCCTCGGCGTCCTTTATCTTTACGGCAGCCCCTTCACGCTCGAATACATCGGCATTTTTATCCTGGTGATCCAGGGCCGCGAAGGGATAGGGTATCTGGATCGAAGGAAGCCCCGTTGCCGCCAGTTCCATCATGACACCGGCTCCGGACCTGCTGATGGCGATATCGCTTGCCCGGTAAGCGAGCCCCACCCTGTCTATGTAGGGAGATATATAGATGGAGCCCCCGTCTATCTCGTTCTGAACCTTTTCCTTGTACGAGTCATATGAAAAGGCTCCCGTGCTCCAGATTATACCCACGTCCTTCAGGTCACCGCTAAATTCCTTTTTCAGCCCGAATGTAAGCTTGTTGAGATTAAGGGCCCCCTGACTGCCGCCTATAACAAAAATAATTTTCTTGCAGTGTTCCAGGTGAAATGATTTTTTCGCTTCGTCGCGCGATACGTCCTTTATGACTCCTTTCCTGATGGGATTCCCGGCGTGGACAAAAATATCGGCCCTTTTGAGATAATCGCAGGACTCCCTGAATGTACCGTACAGCCGTACGGCGCGCTTTTCAAAAAACTGGGTCACCTTGCCAGGTACCGTGTTCTGTTCACAGAGGAATATTTTGGTACCCGTCATGCGCGCGGCGAAAAGCAGCGGTGCCGATACATAACCGCCCATGCCTACCACGGCATCAACGCCGTTTTTTCTTATCAGGCCTTTTGCCCTGATAACGGCCCAGGCGAATCGCAGTATAAAGAAAGGGATTTTAAAGATATTCCTGGTAAAGGAAGGGGCATTATAATAAAGGAGATCACCCTCCCTGATATCGCCCAGCGATGAAAAACGCCTGTCTTTTGCCCCCGTAAGGAAGAGACAACGTACGCTTTGCGCCACTCCCTCTTCATACAGGGCAATGCCGGGGCTGATATGTCCACCCGTGCCGCCGCCCACGATAAGTATTGTTTTTGCCGTCGTATCGTTCACTGCCAGACCTCTTGTGTAAATTTTGCTTCCTGCCGCACTACCTCGCGGTACCGTGAAATATTGAGAAGGATTCCCACCGCTATCATGCTCGAAAGAAAGGACGACCCGCCATAGCTGATAAAGGGAAGCGGAATTCCCGTGGTGGGCAGGCTCCCGGTTACCACTCCCAAATTTATGAAGGCCTGCACTACCAGCAGAAGGCCCAGCCCTATGGAAAGAAGCCGGCCGAACGCATCGGGAGCGGCGAGAGCGATGGACACGGCACGCATAAACAGCAGGCAGTAGAGCACCACCATGAAGGCCGTGCCGAAGAATCCCACCTCCTCGGCCATAACTGCAAAAATGAAATCCGTGTGAGGCTCCGGCAGGCGGCTGATTTTTTGTGTTCCGAATCCCAGCCCCACGCCGAAAAGTCCACCCTTTTTGAAAGCAATGAATGACTGTATGATGTGATATCCATTGCCGAAACGGTCTTTCCATGGATCAAGATAAGCCAGCATCCTGTCGCGGCGGTAATCCACCTGGTATACCAGGAGATAAAACATGGGGATACTGATGACAAACAGGGACAGAATGTAGGTAAGAGGAAAACCCGATACAAATAAAATAAGGACTGAAACGATAAGAAGATCCACGGCGGTGCCGAAATCGGGCTGCATCATAATGAGAACAAACATCACAGCCACAATGATAATGGGAACAAGAACCTGGACCACATTGTGACTGCTGCCCTCCGATGAAAAAACCTTGACCAGGTAAATAACCATGAATATTTTCACGAACTCCGAGGGCTGCAGGCGGAAAAACCCCAAATCTATCCACCGGGCCGACCCTTTCACGTTATGACCGATACCGGGCACAAGGACAATGACAAGCAGTACCAGTGATACAAGGAGCATGACCTTTGTGTGCCGCAAATAAATACGGTAATCCAGTTCCTGAAAAACCAGCAGGGCTCCCAGACCTATGAGAAACCAGAGAAGCTGTTTCTTGAGAAAATAGAAAGAATCTCCCATGCTTTTCATGGCCAGCACGGCGCTGGCGCTGTAACTCATGGCGATACCCACTCCCGCCAGAATGAAAACAATGATGAAGAGCGCCATATCGGGCTCGCCCCTCCGCCGCGTATCTATGACAGCTTTCAGGTCCACGGCAGCTCCCCCGTCACCAGTTTATTATAGGAATTTTTAAACACTCTTCCCCTGTCCTCGAAGCTCATAAACATATCAAAGGAGGCGCAGGCCGGCGAAAGAAGAATGATATCCCCCTCGCTGCTCTCCTTCATGGCCTTCACAACGGCATCATCCATGCTCCCGGCTTCCACAAAGGGGAAATCCCGGAAAACGACGGAAAAATCGTTAGTTGATTCGCCGATGAGCACCAGCGATTTCACCCTGCCTGCGATCTCATCTCTCAGGCGTGAATAATCATCACCCTTTGTACGTCCTCCCAGAATGAGAACGCCGGGCCTGGTGATGCTCCGAAGCGCCATGGTCACGGCGCCCACGGTGGTGGCCTTGGAGTCATTGATGAATTCGCGTCCCTGGAATGTTCCCAGGCGCTCCATACGATGCTCCAGACCCTGAAAGGAATAGCATGCCCCGGCAAGGGCCGTAAAATCCGGTATTATCCCCCGTTTTTCAAAGACAGAAATAACCAGCAGCAGGGCGGCCATGACGTTCTGCACGTTATGGAATCCCATGATGAAAAGCCGGTCCGCGTCAATCACCTTCACCGGCTTGCTCCCGTTCCTGATATATACGGAACCGTCAAGGTAAAAGGCATCGGCCGAAGTATCATTAAGTGAAAAGGTGAGGATATGGGCCTTCACGCCATCGAGGCGGGCCCGCAGTATTTCATCGTCCAGGTTGTAGATATAAAAATCATCAGCGGTCTGGTTGAGAGTAACGCGCTTCTTGGCTCCGAAATAGTCATCCATGCCGTCATACCGGTCCAGGTGATCGGGGGTCACGTTTAGAATGGCCGCAGCATCGGGCCTGAAGGAATCGATGGTTTCCAGCTGAAAGGAGGAAAGCTCTATGACTGAAATGGATTCGTCACCGCTTTCATCGACAAGGGATACGAGGGGGATGCCGATATTGCCTCCCACCAGGGATTGAAAACCCAGTTCGCGGAGGATATGCCCCGTCAGTGTCGTCGTTGTTGACTTGCCGTCCGTGCCTGTTATGGCAATGATGCTTCCCCGGAGAAACGTGTATGCGAGTTCTATTTCAGCGATGACGGGGATATTTCTTTCATAGGCCGCGGCGATGAGGGGAATGCTCCGGGGCACACCGGGACTCAGCACAACCAGGTCGAATCCCTCATCCAGCAGGGACGGGTCCTGTCCGCCGGCACGCACCTGAACTCCCGGACTCAGCCTGGAGATGACATCCTTCAGGTCTTCGGCGCTTTTTTTATCGGAGACCGAGACGTCCACTCCCCGCGCCGAAAGAAAATTTGACGCGGCCAGTCCCGTCCGGTATCCCAGACCCACGACCAGTGCCTTCCTTATTTCTTTTCCTTTTATATTCATACTATTTATTTACAATTTTTTGTACGGTCGGGTTTCAAACCCGACCCTGCATATATTGGTACGGAACATATTTTCTATTAGTACGGAACGGTTGTTAAACCGTTCCCTACAATATTTTTAACGAACTCAATCCCAGGATTGCCAGGATTATCCCCAGTATCCAGATTCTCACCACAACCTTCTGCTCGGGCCAGCCCGAGAGCTCGAAGTGATGATGTATGGGCGCCATCTTGAACACCCGCTTTTTCCTCAGCTTAAAGGACCCCACCTGGATTACCACGGACAGGGCCTCGAGAACGAACACGCCGCCCACGATAACCAGGAAGAACTCTTTCTTTATCATAACGGCCACAATGCCGATGACGCCGCCCAGGGCCAGGGAACCCGTATCACCCATGAACACCGATGCGGGGTTGCTGTTAAACCAGAGAAATCCCAGCAGGGCCCCGGCAAGGGCCGAGAGGAAAACCGTCAGCTCGGCGCCGTCGCTGATATAGGGTATGCGCAGGTACGCGGCAATCTTCACGTGGCCTGTAATATAGGTCATGATGGCCAGGACGACCACTACTATTGCCACGGAACCCGTGGCAAGCCCGTCGAGGCCGTCGGTGAGATTGACGGCATTGGAATACCCTATGATCACTATGACGGAAAAAACAACCCATATCCAGCCCAGGTCAAATATCGCCTCATTGACGAAAGGAACAAAGAGCGTGCTCGTATGGGCCGGGTTTGATGGAAAGAAATATATCGAAAGGGACACAATGAGCGCCACGACAAACTGCACAAAGAGCTTCCCTCGCGGCGGAAGCCCGTCCTTTTTTTTCATAACGGCCTTTATGTAATCATCGGCGAATCCCAGGGCACCCAGTGCCACCGTAGCGAAAATAAGCAGAAGCAGATATCGGTTCGTGAAATTGCCCCAGAGAAGGATGGACACGGTAACGGCGCCCAGGATGATTATCCCTCCCATGGTGGGAGTCCCGGCCTTGGCCTGATGGCTCTGGGGACCAAGTTCCCTGATCTCCTCCTTCAGCTTCAGCCGCTGGAGCCACTGTATCATGACATTCCCCAGAAGCAGTACCAGCACAAGTGCCGTAACGGCGGCATAGGCTGACCTGAAGGTTATGTACTGGAACAGCCGTAAAAAGGAAACAAATTCCTGCAATGGTAAAATAAAATGATAAAACATCTCTCTTCCCTCACCTGCTCAATGCCTGAATAATTTCTTCCATCTTCATCGAACGTGATCCTTTCACCAGGACCACGTCATGTTCCGTAAGGGTCCCTTTCAGGAACCGTACCATATCGTCCTTGCTTTCAAATTCCCGGGCCCGGCCGTCAGTCATGCCGCTTTCACCGGCGCCTTTTACATAGTCCGCAGCCATACTCCCCCAGGCACAGAGAAGATCAAAACCGTTCTCTCCCACGGCCCTGCCGATCTCCGCATGGAAACGCTCTGCGCCGTCGCCCAGCTCTTTCATGTCGGACAATACGGCCACTTTGCGCCTTTCGGGGAATATCATACTGACGGATTTGAGCGCGTATCGCGACGACAGGGGATTGGAGTTATATGTATCATTGATAAGAACGTAACCCCTGTCTATCATCTGGCTTCTGCCGTCAACATTATTAAAGGAAAGAAGGGATTTTTTTATTTCCTCAATGGAAATATCATATTTTTCCGCCACGGCCACGGCGGCCATGAGATTATATACGTTATGAATTCCGTAAAGCGGTGCGCCGATATTCTCGCCCCGGTATGTTATTTCCACGCGGTCCCTCTGAAGACGGTATGATTCAGGCCGGATATGGGCGCGATCCGTAAGCCCGAAGGTTCTGACTTCGCATCCCCGTTCCCGCGCCTCGCTCGTGACAATATCAAGGCACTCCGTCTCGGCATTCACGAACACCGTCGATCCCCGTTCCATGCCGGCGAATATCTCGCTCTTGGCGCGGGCCACATTCTCCACGGTGCCGAGAAACTCCAGGTGTCCCTCGCCCACATTGGTAATGACGGCGCAATGGGGCCTGACGATGCGCGAGAGCCTTTCTATTTCTCCGCGGTGGTTCATACCCAGTTCCAGGACCGCCATTTCATGAGAATCGGCAAGACCCAGGACCGTAAAGGGCACGCCGATCTCGTTATTGTAGTTCTTTTCATTTCTAAGTGTTCGGTAATGTCCCTGCAGCATGGCGCCGAGGAGCTCCTTGGTCGTGGTTTTCCCGTTGGTGCCGGTGATGGCGATGACCTGCGCCTTCTTTGTCAGGCGGTGTGCCGCCGCCAGGGAACCCAGGGCGCGCAGCGTATCGTCACAGCGGACGAGAACTATATTGCTTCGCCGCGCCAGTTCCTCAAAACCGTCCTTCATGACAAAAACGGCCCTGACCAAGCCGCCTTCCGCCAGGGCGGGGATAAAATCATGGCCGTCGAACTTCTCCCCCGCCAGGGGAATAAAAAGACAGTCCCGGCCCAGGTCGCGGGAATCCGTCGAGATGGAACCAAGTACGGTTGCCGTATCACCGCAGATGATCCGTCCCCCGCAGGCCCGGGCCGCCTCACCGGCAGTTATGACATAGTCGGCCTTCATACCTTTTCGCGCTCCCGGATATATTTCGAGGCTATCTCGTGGTCATCGAAGTGTATCTTGCTCCGGCCCAGTATCTGGTAGTCCTCGTGCCCCTTCCCTGCGATAACGATGATGTCACCGGGCTCTCCCATGGCTACGGCCATGGCAATGGCCTTTTCCCGGTCGCTCTCCACATCATAGTTAATTTTTTCAATGCCCGCCGTTATGTCTCTGATGATGGCATCGGGTTCCTCGGTCCTGGGATTATCACTGGTGATGATGACGTGATCGGAAAAATCCACGGCGATTTTTCCCATAATTGGCCGTTTGGTCCTGTCACGGTCGCCGCCGCACCCGAAGACCGTGATGATCCTGTTTTTTTTCAGTTCATTCACCGAATCAAGAAGCTTCTGCAGGGCATCGCTCGTATGGGCATAATCTACAACGACGCCGAAACCCAGGCCCGTGGTGATGGTGTCGAAACGGCCCGGAACGCTCTTCAGCTTTTTAAGCCCCTGCTGTATGACCGCATAGGGAACGTCAAGAGAAACCAGTGTTGCCAGGGCCGCCAGGGAATTATATACGTGAAAAGTCCCGGCAAGCTGGAGACTAACGGACAGTCCCTTCTCGGGGCTTTCCAGGACATAGCTCAGTCCCGATATCTCGTTAACGATGGATTTTCTGTCGGTTCTGAAGTAAGCGTCGCTGTCCACGCCGAAACTGACAATGGGATAGGAATAGTTGTTCCGGTTTTTCAGGATACGCGCACCGTATTCATCATCGCCGTTCACGATGCCGATTTTTTTTTCTTTTATGCTCCTGTCGAGAATGGAGAAGATGCGCTTCTTGGCGCTGAAATAGGCCTCAAAATCATGGTGAAAATCAAGATGATCGCGCGTCAGGTTGGTAAATACTGCCGCATCGAGGTCAATATCATCGGCCCTGTTCAGCTCGAGTGCGTGTGAGGATATTTCCATGACCACGGCCCTGACCCCGTCCCGGTGCATGCGGTAAAACATCTCCTGCATATCCCTCGACTCCGGCGTCGTATTGGGCGCCGGCCGCTCCACTCCGCCCCAGCGGTAGTTAATCGTTCCCATAACGCCCGTTTCCAGGCCGTTTTCCTTTAGAACCGATTCGATCATGTAGGTGATCGAAGTCTTTCCATTGGTACCCGTGATGCCGATGACCTTCATCTTCCGCGACGGATTATCGTAAAAGGAAGCCGAGAGGCACGACAATGCCTTCCTGGTGTTGTCCGAAACCAGAAGCGTTATACTTTTCCTGTCGAGATGCAGGAATTCTCCGGCCCTTTTCCTGGAAACCACCACTGCAGCAGCTCCCTTGGCAATGGCCGCATCGATAAATCCGTGGCCGTCCGTTTCGTATCCCTCGACGGCGACAAAGACCGCTCCCTCCGTCACCTTCCTTGAATCATACTCCACGGCTACTACTTTCACTTCCTTCAGATCACCGGAGGAATAGAGCTCTGCACTCTGGCGGCATTGATCCAGCAGATCGGAGAGATTTCTTGTTATATTAATATCACTTTGTTCCATTTTGAACCATCACAACATCAAAATCCGACGGTGTTATTTTTTTCAAACCGCTTCGCAGGGCATGATGCTCCACATTCTCCATACTCCTGTACCGTTCGATGCCGAAAAGAATCCTGTCATTGTCCTTTACAAGCTCCCCGGCCACGGCGCTGAGTTTCCGGCATTCCAGCTTCATTTTCATCATTTCCACGTTCTGCCATACAAAGATCAGAACAAAAAGCGACATGCAGAAAACAATAACCAGGTGTTTCATACATTATAACCTTTCACAAACCCGCAGCTTCGCACTCCTGGCACGATTGTTCACGGCCATTTCTTCTTCGCCGGGAATCACGGGTTTTTTTGTCAGAATGGAAACAAGAGCCCTCTCCGTACAGATGCAGTGTTTCGGCTCCCGTCCGCAGGTACATCCCCGCGCCAGTTCCCTGAAACGGTTTTTCACGATACGGTCCTCCAGAGAATGAAAGGATATGGCAATGACTCTGCCGCCGGGAACACAGTAACGGTATGCCGCGGAAATGCCCGCATCAATAGCCGTCAGTTCGTCATTCACTTCGATACGGAGAGCCTGGAAAACGCGTGTCGCGGGATGTATATTCTTCACATGAAACTTGCGCGGAATCGCACCGAGGACAATGGAAGCCAGTTCCCCCGACGTGGTAATATCCTTCTCCTGCCTTCTGTCACACAACACCGTGGCGATCCTCCGGGACCACCGCTCTTCACCGTAGCGGTAAAAAATATCAGCCAGTTTTTCCCGGGTGTAATGATTTATCACATATGCCGCGTCCAGGTCCTGGCCCGTGGCGTTCAGCCTCATGTCCAGCGGCTCATCGTCGCGGAACGAAAATCCCCGGCCGCTTCTGTCAAAATGGAAGGAGGATATGCCGAAATCATAGAGAATGTAGGCGGCCTTAATATTCCTTTCATCAAGATGTTCCGGGAGTTCGGAAAAATTGGCATGGATACACTCTATCCGGTCCCCGAATTTGGCAAGCCGTTTACGGGCGATTTCCAGAATTTCAGCGTCCCTCTC contains these protein-coding regions:
- the ftsW gene encoding putative lipid II flippase FtsW, coding for MDLKAVIDTRRRGEPDMALFIIVFILAGVGIAMSYSASAVLAMKSMGDSFYFLKKQLLWFLIGLGALLVFQELDYRIYLRHTKVMLLVSLVLLVIVLVPGIGHNVKGSARWIDLGFFRLQPSEFVKIFMVIYLVKVFSSEGSSHNVVQVLVPIIIVAVMFVLIMMQPDFGTAVDLLIVSVLILFVSGFPLTYILSLFVISIPMFYLLVYQVDYRRDRMLAYLDPWKDRFGNGYHIIQSFIAFKKGGLFGVGLGFGTQKISRLPEPHTDFIFAVMAEEVGFFGTAFMVVLYCLLFMRAVSIALAAPDAFGRLLSIGLGLLLVVQAFINLGVVTGSLPTTGIPLPFISYGGSSFLSSMIAVGILLNISRYREVVRQEAKFTQEVWQ
- the murD gene encoding UDP-N-acetylmuramoyl-L-alanine--D-glutamate ligase — its product is MNIKGKEIRKALVVGLGYRTGLAASNFLSARGVDVSVSDKKSAEDLKDVISRLSPGVQVRAGGQDPSLLDEGFDLVVLSPGVPRSIPLIAAAYERNIPVIAEIELAYTFLRGSIIAITGTDGKSTTTTLTGHILRELGFQSLVGGNIGIPLVSLVDESGDESISVIELSSFQLETIDSFRPDAAAILNVTPDHLDRYDGMDDYFGAKKRVTLNQTADDFYIYNLDDEILRARLDGVKAHILTFSLNDTSADAFYLDGSVYIRNGSKPVKVIDADRLFIMGFHNVQNVMAALLLVISVFEKRGIIPDFTALAGACYSFQGLEHRMERLGTFQGREFINDSKATTVGAVTMALRSITRPGVLILGGRTKGDDYSRLRDEIAGRVKSLVLIGESTNDFSVVFRDFPFVEAGSMDDAVVKAMKESSEGDIILLSPACASFDMFMSFEDRGRVFKNSYNKLVTGELPWT
- a CDS encoding phospho-N-acetylmuramoyl-pentapeptide-transferase, giving the protein MFYHFILPLQEFVSFLRLFQYITFRSAYAAVTALVLVLLLGNVMIQWLQRLKLKEEIRELGPQSHQAKAGTPTMGGIIILGAVTVSILLWGNFTNRYLLLLIFATVALGALGFADDYIKAVMKKKDGLPPRGKLFVQFVVALIVSLSIYFFPSNPAHTSTLFVPFVNEAIFDLGWIWVVFSVIVIIGYSNAVNLTDGLDGLATGSVAIVVVVLAIMTYITGHVKIAAYLRIPYISDGAELTVFLSALAGALLGFLWFNSNPASVFMGDTGSLALGGVIGIVAVMIKKEFFLVIVGGVFVLEALSVVIQVGSFKLRKKRVFKMAPIHHHFELSGWPEQKVVVRIWILGIILAILGLSSLKIL
- a CDS encoding UDP-N-acetylmuramoyl-tripeptide--D-alanyl-D-alanine ligase; the encoded protein is MKADYVITAGEAARACGGRIICGDTATVLGSISTDSRDLGRDCLFIPLAGEKFDGHDFIPALAEGGLVRAVFVMKDGFEELARRSNIVLVRCDDTLRALGSLAAAHRLTKKAQVIAITGTNGKTTTKELLGAMLQGHYRTLRNEKNYNNEIGVPFTVLGLADSHEMAVLELGMNHRGEIERLSRIVRPHCAVITNVGEGHLEFLGTVENVARAKSEIFAGMERGSTVFVNAETECLDIVTSEARERGCEVRTFGLTDRAHIRPESYRLQRDRVEITYRGENIGAPLYGIHNVYNLMAAVAVAEKYDISIEEIKKSLLSFNNVDGRSQMIDRGYVLINDTYNSNPLSSRYALKSVSMIFPERRKVAVLSDMKELGDGAERFHAEIGRAVGENGFDLLCAWGSMAADYVKGAGESGMTDGRAREFESKDDMVRFLKGTLTEHDVVLVKGSRSMKMEEIIQALSR
- a CDS encoding UDP-N-acetylmuramoyl-L-alanyl-D-glutamate--2,6-diaminopimelate ligase, which encodes MEQSDINITRNLSDLLDQCRQSAELYSSGDLKEVKVVAVEYDSRKVTEGAVFVAVEGYETDGHGFIDAAIAKGAAAVVVSRKRAGEFLHLDRKSITLLVSDNTRKALSCLSASFYDNPSRKMKVIGITGTNGKTSITYMIESVLKENGLETGVMGTINYRWGGVERPAPNTTPESRDMQEMFYRMHRDGVRAVVMEISSHALELNRADDIDLDAAVFTNLTRDHLDFHHDFEAYFSAKKRIFSILDRSIKEKKIGIVNGDDEYGARILKNRNNYSYPIVSFGVDSDAYFRTDRKSIVNEISGLSYVLESPEKGLSVSLQLAGTFHVYNSLAALATLVSLDVPYAVIQQGLKKLKSVPGRFDTITTGLGFGVVVDYAHTSDALQKLLDSVNELKKNRIITVFGCGGDRDRTKRPIMGKIAVDFSDHVIITSDNPRTEEPDAIIRDITAGIEKINYDVESDREKAIAMAVAMGEPGDIIVIAGKGHEDYQILGRSKIHFDDHEIASKYIREREKV
- a CDS encoding 16S rRNA (cytosine(1402)-N(4))-methyltransferase; protein product: MGEAVEKDYAHTPVLWREVMNYVKESPFGGQGYFVDCTLGEGGHSGMLLEAFPDLRIIAFERDAEILEIARKRLAKFGDRIECIHANFSELPEHLDERNIKAAYILYDFGISSFHFDRSGRGFSFRDDEPLDMRLNATGQDLDAAYVINHYTREKLADIFYRYGEERWSRRIATVLCDRRQEKDITTSGELASIVLGAIPRKFHVKNIHPATRVFQALRIEVNDELTAIDAGISAAYRYCVPGGRVIAISFHSLEDRIVKNRFRELARGCTCGREPKHCICTERALVSILTKKPVIPGEEEMAVNNRARSAKLRVCERL